The following proteins are encoded in a genomic region of Burkholderia pyrrocinia:
- a CDS encoding phage tail protein, producing the protein MDVIRQITGAATQAGIATERVRQMVRIFDRNRAASMSTVEVLQRLATGNLSSAAELLTGATSALSVATDLFPQVGAVVRSFNATQASIGSILKAVDGSNFPLVQAAADSVKSALGGAWNQFNAAVGLKDSAVMDVIKSTGVGSMLSGLFDGATSSTPHLMSMTTDAGEAFHFNLSTAAHDKLRRATRYRVATQERLNRQEALQAVSEGGETITLSGVVFPALGAGTKQINRLRAIGGRMKPVQLTTGDGEVLGRWLLQSIEEEQDALLVDGLPRKQTFSVEFGRYGEDFKNV; encoded by the coding sequence ATGGATGTGATTCGGCAGATCACGGGGGCGGCGACGCAGGCAGGTATCGCGACCGAGCGTGTGCGTCAGATGGTCCGCATATTCGATCGGAATCGCGCGGCGAGCATGTCGACGGTCGAGGTGCTGCAACGCCTCGCGACCGGCAATCTGAGCAGCGCGGCCGAGCTGCTGACAGGCGCGACGAGCGCGCTGTCCGTGGCGACCGATCTGTTTCCGCAGGTCGGCGCTGTCGTGCGCAGCTTCAACGCGACGCAGGCGTCGATCGGCTCGATTCTGAAGGCCGTCGACGGATCGAATTTCCCCCTTGTGCAGGCTGCCGCCGACAGCGTGAAGTCGGCGCTTGGCGGTGCGTGGAATCAGTTCAACGCGGCGGTCGGTCTGAAGGACTCAGCGGTGATGGACGTGATCAAGTCGACAGGCGTCGGCTCGATGCTGTCTGGACTGTTCGACGGAGCGACGTCGAGCACGCCGCACCTGATGTCGATGACGACGGACGCGGGCGAAGCGTTCCATTTCAACCTGTCGACGGCGGCTCACGACAAGCTGCGGCGAGCGACGCGGTATCGCGTGGCAACGCAGGAGCGTCTGAATCGTCAGGAGGCGTTGCAGGCGGTCAGCGAAGGGGGCGAGACGATCACGCTGTCGGGCGTGGTGTTCCCGGCGCTCGGGGCCGGTACGAAGCAGATCAACCGATTGCGGGCGATCGGCGGCCGGATGAAGCCCGTGCAGCTCACGACGGGCGACGGCGAAGTGCTCGGTCGCTGGCTGTTGCAGTCGATCGAGGAGGAGCAGGACGCGCTGCTCGTCGACGGCTTGCCGCGCAAGCAAACTTTCTCGGTGGAGTTCGGCCGCTATGGCGAAGACTTTAAGAACGTCTGA
- a CDS encoding restriction endonuclease fold toxin 5 domain-containing protein, producing MAGLVVPAIEAAIVELGPVLARAGTALLGGAAVAGTASLSGDTSKDASKAEPAVRAIPRTGESCKKCPPEAGSMQRRNWSMSDNSREYQGRITGFPYSVEEAWSMEWAWQRDFDGFRPESCLLIEAKGKYDQFLKKDDVPYTKTFDDMEEQAGAQAAVVDDHPPARLKWYFQTERTWNYMRTPLARLRVESEWVP from the coding sequence ATGGCGGGATTGGTGGTGCCGGCGATCGAAGCGGCGATAGTGGAACTTGGACCAGTCTTGGCTCGCGCTGGAACCGCCTTATTGGGCGGGGCCGCAGTGGCCGGGACGGCTAGTCTGTCGGGAGACACATCGAAAGACGCAAGTAAGGCAGAGCCTGCCGTCCGTGCCATACCGCGTACAGGAGAGAGTTGCAAGAAGTGCCCACCTGAGGCGGGGAGCATGCAGCGCCGCAACTGGAGCATGAGTGACAACTCCCGAGAGTATCAAGGGCGAATTACGGGGTTCCCCTATAGCGTTGAAGAGGCCTGGAGCATGGAATGGGCCTGGCAGCGCGACTTCGACGGCTTTCGACCGGAAAGCTGTTTGTTGATAGAAGCGAAGGGAAAGTACGATCAGTTCTTGAAGAAGGACGATGTACCGTACACCAAGACCTTTGATGACATGGAGGAGCAGGCTGGAGCTCAGGCCGCGGTTGTAGATGATCATCCTCCTGCGAGGTTGAAATGGTATTTTCAGACGGAGCGGACTTGGAACTACATGAGAACGCCGCTTGCCCGTCTTCGCGTCGAATCAGAATGGGTGCCCTGA
- a CDS encoding DUF4123 domain-containing protein: MTENSIEAFFVKRQQQLTMQVHLYALVDGLLYADAANGSSLQRSQAAVAVFDSTPDASLADAGPWLIDYERASGNTRRTLSAMASSSTGVSWLISGYPIESLADELRSRLDVRLPDGRTALLRFYDARIMTDIASLMEFTQRMQFFVSTFNWLVEVNGKLNGVHPHA; the protein is encoded by the coding sequence ATGACCGAAAATTCGATTGAAGCATTTTTCGTCAAGCGGCAACAGCAGTTGACCATGCAGGTGCATCTGTATGCCCTTGTCGACGGCCTTCTATATGCCGACGCGGCCAACGGTTCATCACTGCAACGATCACAGGCGGCCGTAGCCGTGTTCGACAGTACGCCTGACGCGTCGCTGGCCGACGCGGGACCATGGTTAATCGACTACGAGCGAGCGTCCGGCAATACCCGCCGAACACTTTCCGCAATGGCGAGCAGTTCCACGGGTGTGTCCTGGCTGATCAGCGGCTACCCGATTGAGTCGCTCGCTGACGAGTTGCGCAGCCGTCTCGACGTGCGCTTGCCGGATGGACGCACTGCCCTTCTCCGCTTCTACGATGCCCGCATCATGACCGACATCGCGTCGCTGATGGAATTCACGCAGCGCATGCAGTTCTTCGTCTCGACGTTCAACTGGCTCGTCGAAGTAAATGGAAAACTGAATGGAGTACACCCGCATGCTTGA
- a CDS encoding tail protein X, translating to MAKTLRTSDGDVLDTLCFRYYGTLQGTVEAVYDANPGLAARAQPFTAGVEILLPDLEAPRVESVQLWT from the coding sequence ATGGCGAAGACTTTAAGAACGTCTGACGGCGACGTGCTCGACACGCTTTGCTTTCGGTATTACGGGACGCTGCAGGGAACGGTCGAGGCCGTGTACGACGCGAATCCGGGGCTTGCGGCTCGAGCGCAGCCGTTCACGGCCGGCGTCGAGATATTGCTGCCGGATCTCGAAGCGCCGCGTGTTGAATCGGTCCAGCTCTGGACATAG
- a CDS encoding holin: protein MQDHEKTILELIILGGLIGIAKVLVGGEQLTLRLVAGRAVLGSATSMVAGLALLQIPDLPPLALLGLGSALGIVGSQYLEVLLRRNAKRLFGEK from the coding sequence ATGCAAGACCACGAAAAGACGATTCTGGAGCTGATCATCCTGGGCGGATTGATCGGCATCGCGAAGGTGTTGGTAGGCGGGGAGCAACTGACGCTTCGGCTCGTTGCCGGCCGGGCCGTGTTGGGATCGGCAACGTCGATGGTGGCCGGGCTTGCGCTGTTGCAGATCCCGGATCTGCCGCCGCTCGCGCTGCTCGGTCTCGGGAGTGCGCTCGGCATTGTGGGGTCGCAGTACCTCGAAGTGCTGCTGCGTCGGAATGCGAAGCGATTGTTTGGGGAGAAATGA
- a CDS encoding ATP-dependent nuclease encodes MAFFENSSRKDELGYEDNKEIPIKSIAGIEIKNFRSFKDRAVRLGSQVTVISGRNGTMKTSIMGLIAHPFTSDAIDTFGKPLKTTLRNVFKLSPDFDKETYEYNLVIDTGKDTLLSEPVQIYPDSTDRHRVVVSGAKDGDGNFTYNTSFLNLRRLFPLIDTRAEPTNSTMTLKNDEGSRLKDYYETIFPSSAYDQFTPVSDAKGTLKTTFAPVGNQASYDWHSISSGEDNLGAIFNRLIGFQRAYDKKQKTGNGILCIDEFESSLHPVAQLRLFDYLYRWSGEHNVQVVISTHSLHLISHVYAKHAPNLTAGRVVLNFVSKSTASNKNYPILHNPPYELAYKELTLQNPIQAAEARKVNVYCEDDLAIHFVKHVVKSRIVLSAINFHSSLDPESGKPGTGYSALRSVCMQYPLLLENSLVIFDADVPATVTDKIKKKNLFLKLPDAENLAIERRIIAFIAEL; translated from the coding sequence ATGGCGTTCTTTGAGAACTCAAGTCGCAAGGACGAACTTGGCTACGAAGACAATAAAGAGATACCAATCAAGTCGATCGCAGGCATTGAAATTAAAAATTTCCGATCATTCAAGGATCGCGCCGTGCGGCTAGGAAGTCAGGTAACTGTAATATCAGGTCGAAACGGAACAATGAAGACCTCGATCATGGGCCTAATTGCGCACCCTTTTACCAGCGATGCAATTGATACGTTTGGAAAGCCTCTCAAAACAACACTTCGCAACGTTTTCAAATTATCACCAGATTTCGACAAAGAAACGTACGAATATAATCTCGTTATTGATACAGGCAAGGATACGCTTTTAAGCGAGCCAGTTCAGATCTACCCTGATAGCACTGATCGACACCGAGTCGTTGTTTCAGGGGCAAAAGATGGGGATGGCAACTTTACCTACAACACATCCTTCCTCAATCTGAGGCGATTGTTTCCACTCATTGACACCCGAGCGGAGCCGACCAATTCAACGATGACATTGAAAAATGACGAAGGAAGTCGCCTAAAGGATTATTACGAAACGATTTTTCCTAGCAGCGCATACGATCAATTTACACCGGTTAGCGACGCAAAAGGAACACTAAAAACGACGTTCGCGCCCGTTGGCAATCAAGCAAGCTACGACTGGCATTCAATTTCCTCTGGCGAGGACAATCTCGGCGCAATTTTTAACCGACTCATCGGATTTCAACGCGCCTACGATAAAAAGCAAAAGACTGGAAACGGCATTCTTTGCATTGATGAATTCGAAAGCAGCCTACATCCCGTGGCGCAACTTCGCCTATTCGACTATCTCTATCGATGGTCCGGCGAACATAATGTCCAAGTGGTGATTTCAACACACTCACTACACTTAATATCACATGTGTACGCAAAGCACGCACCAAACCTGACGGCCGGACGCGTGGTCCTAAATTTTGTTAGCAAATCGACCGCCAGCAACAAAAATTATCCGATCCTCCACAACCCGCCTTACGAACTCGCTTATAAAGAGCTAACTCTGCAAAACCCCATACAGGCAGCAGAGGCCAGAAAGGTAAACGTCTACTGCGAAGACGACCTTGCGATCCATTTTGTCAAACACGTTGTTAAATCAAGGATCGTACTCAGTGCAATTAATTTTCACAGCTCCCTAGATCCCGAATCAGGAAAACCGGGAACTGGTTACTCAGCATTGAGATCAGTATGCATGCAGTACCCCTTGCTTCTAGAAAATTCGCTTGTAATATTTGACGCAGATGTCCCAGCAACCGTGACAGACAAAATCAAGAAGAAAAATCTTTTCCTGAAACTCCCTGACGCGGAAAATCTTGCGATCGAAAGGCGAATTATCGCCTTCATAGCAGAATTATAA
- a CDS encoding DNA adenine methylase gives MATPIIPWIGGKRRLADHIIPRFPAHDCYVEVFAGGAALYFLRPPAKVEVVNDVNGELINLYRVVQHHLEEFVRQFKWALTSRQVFEWLKQTLPETLTDIQRAARFYYLQKSCFGAKLEGQSFGTATTTPPGLNLLRIEEELSAAHLRLANTFVERLDWAVCIDRYDRPHTLFYLDPPYYETEGYGVAFPFSEYEKMAQCLRSIKGHAIVSLNDHPDIRRVFDGFHIETVPIQYTVGGGGRAAERNELIIFSWDDAAQPVGLF, from the coding sequence ATGGCAACTCCCATCATTCCTTGGATCGGCGGCAAACGCCGTCTCGCAGATCACATCATCCCGCGTTTCCCGGCACACGATTGCTATGTCGAGGTGTTTGCGGGCGGGGCAGCGCTGTACTTCCTTCGGCCGCCAGCGAAGGTCGAGGTAGTCAACGATGTTAACGGCGAGCTAATCAATCTGTATCGCGTCGTGCAGCACCACCTAGAGGAGTTCGTGCGGCAATTCAAATGGGCCCTGACGAGCCGGCAGGTGTTCGAATGGCTCAAGCAGACACTTCCAGAAACCCTCACCGATATTCAGCGGGCTGCCCGGTTCTACTACCTGCAGAAAAGTTGCTTTGGGGCGAAGCTGGAAGGGCAGTCATTCGGCACGGCGACGACAACGCCGCCCGGCCTGAACTTGCTGCGCATCGAGGAGGAACTGTCTGCGGCACACCTACGTTTGGCGAACACGTTCGTGGAGCGTCTGGATTGGGCAGTCTGTATCGATCGATACGACCGGCCGCATACGCTGTTCTACTTGGACCCGCCGTATTACGAGACGGAAGGGTACGGCGTGGCGTTTCCGTTCTCGGAGTACGAGAAGATGGCGCAGTGTCTGCGGTCGATCAAGGGGCACGCGATCGTGAGCCTCAACGACCATCCCGACATTCGGCGCGTGTTCGACGGATTTCATATCGAGACCGTGCCGATTCAATACACCGTTGGTGGAGGTGGAAGGGCGGCTGAACGAAACGAGCTGATCATCTTCAGTTGGGATGACGCGGCGCAGCCTGTTGGACTTTTCTAG
- the istA gene encoding IS21 family transposase yields the protein MLQKEQWMQIHVLKAQGVSEREIARRLGISRNTVARYLSAEEVPRYKPREPRPTKLGTFEAYILERMSAAAPEVIAAPALLRELRARGYDGQLRSLQAFMNAHKSVPKPDPVVRFETEPGRQMQCDFVVFRRGTDPLYAFTATLGFSRWRWARFTTDERAETLVACHHALFEALGGVPCEILYDNAKTIVVERDAYGDGQHRWHAGMLDLAKRYGFLPRLCQPYRAQTKGKIERFHRYLRGNFYVPLASQLKQSGLMLDAVTANVEVSKWLRDVANQRVHPVTGLAPAILLEQRERACLRDMPGYAVPRLPARAVARPRVDPAMSIQHPLSVYQQLLTEVRA from the coding sequence ATGCTCCAGAAGGAACAGTGGATGCAAATCCATGTGCTCAAAGCCCAGGGCGTATCGGAGCGCGAGATCGCGCGGCGCCTGGGTATTTCTCGCAACACGGTGGCGCGGTACCTGTCGGCCGAGGAAGTGCCTCGCTACAAGCCGCGTGAACCGCGACCAACCAAGCTCGGAACGTTCGAGGCGTACATCCTCGAGCGCATGAGCGCGGCAGCACCCGAGGTCATCGCCGCGCCGGCGCTATTGCGCGAGTTGCGTGCGCGCGGCTACGACGGCCAACTGCGAAGCCTGCAGGCCTTCATGAACGCGCATAAGTCCGTGCCGAAGCCGGATCCGGTCGTGAGATTCGAGACCGAGCCCGGCCGGCAGATGCAGTGCGATTTCGTTGTCTTCCGCCGAGGCACCGACCCGCTTTACGCCTTCACCGCCACGCTCGGCTTCAGTCGGTGGCGCTGGGCACGCTTCACCACCGATGAACGCGCCGAGACGCTGGTCGCCTGTCATCATGCGCTGTTCGAAGCCTTGGGTGGCGTTCCTTGCGAGATCCTTTACGACAACGCCAAGACCATCGTTGTCGAGCGCGATGCATATGGCGACGGTCAACACCGCTGGCACGCCGGCATGCTCGATCTGGCCAAGCGGTACGGCTTCCTGCCCAGACTGTGCCAACCGTACCGCGCGCAAACCAAAGGCAAGATCGAGCGATTCCACCGCTATCTGCGTGGCAATTTCTATGTGCCGCTGGCGAGCCAGCTCAAGCAATCCGGCTTAATGCTCGACGCCGTGACTGCGAACGTCGAGGTGAGTAAATGGTTGCGCGACGTGGCCAACCAGCGAGTGCATCCGGTTACAGGGCTGGCACCCGCGATTCTGTTGGAGCAACGAGAACGGGCTTGCTTGCGCGACATGCCAGGCTACGCGGTGCCCCGATTGCCGGCTCGTGCCGTCGCTCGGCCGCGCGTTGATCCCGCGATGTCGATCCAGCACCCGTTGTCCGTCTACCAGCAATTACTGACCGAGGTGCGCGCATGA
- a CDS encoding glycoside hydrolase family protein: MARMSVAGAGGKNRVAFLDAIAVSEIGSGLLAKSDDGYNVLVGSTSSRPLLFSDYATHPNVLNRQIRVPSTAAGRYQILTRWWRIYQAQMKLPDFGPVSQDRYALQQLREHGALPLIDAGRFREAVAKVSNVWASLPGAGYGQHENDIEHLLAAYRAAGGEVIA; this comes from the coding sequence ATGGCACGAATGAGTGTGGCCGGTGCAGGTGGAAAGAACCGTGTGGCGTTTCTCGACGCCATCGCGGTAAGCGAGATCGGGTCGGGGCTGCTGGCGAAGTCAGACGACGGTTACAACGTGTTGGTTGGTTCGACGTCGTCGCGGCCGCTGCTGTTCTCGGACTATGCGACGCATCCGAACGTTCTCAACCGGCAGATCCGGGTGCCGTCGACGGCGGCCGGCCGCTATCAGATTCTCACGCGCTGGTGGCGGATCTACCAGGCGCAGATGAAGCTGCCGGACTTCGGGCCGGTGTCGCAGGACAGGTACGCGCTGCAGCAGCTCCGCGAGCACGGCGCGTTGCCGTTGATTGATGCCGGGCGGTTTCGTGAGGCGGTCGCGAAGGTGTCGAACGTATGGGCCAGTCTGCCGGGGGCCGGGTACGGCCAGCATGAGAACGACATCGAGCATTTGCTGGCCGCGTATCGCGCGGCCGGCGGGGAGGTGATCGCATGA
- a CDS encoding immunity 52 family protein, whose amino-acid sequence MEIVTQFRSPADFAQLGDFAAHLVRLWPVVEAMSREDERLGQWWLKADTEEEARLYPMYEAPGIPSTAVLAVLAQRYEKKVDLPKVFGFWNGQMDAADSARLKFAIDAKRRPSEVEIGLPAQSAVSADERSYEGVAKIVSAMVSVYDPMYVSVSPREYFPRQVFDDKPGVGWMLYLPKLITAQQVPEARELIPVPEAGRKQTGTIIVSVPDAVFSVDNSEHVEVANRIEIRLVDQDLLPKFADL is encoded by the coding sequence ATGGAAATAGTTACGCAATTTCGTAGCCCTGCCGATTTCGCCCAGCTTGGCGATTTTGCGGCTCACCTTGTCCGTCTATGGCCAGTGGTTGAGGCCATGTCACGCGAGGACGAACGTTTAGGGCAGTGGTGGCTGAAGGCGGATACCGAGGAAGAAGCCCGTCTGTATCCCATGTATGAAGCGCCCGGCATACCTTCGACAGCCGTTTTGGCAGTCTTGGCGCAACGGTACGAAAAAAAGGTGGACCTTCCTAAAGTATTTGGCTTCTGGAATGGTCAGATGGACGCGGCCGACAGCGCGAGGCTGAAGTTTGCCATCGATGCGAAGAGGCGGCCCAGCGAGGTAGAAATTGGGCTACCGGCACAGAGCGCAGTCTCGGCGGACGAGCGCAGCTATGAGGGCGTGGCTAAGATAGTGTCCGCGATGGTCTCGGTTTATGACCCGATGTATGTCTCTGTTTCACCACGAGAGTATTTTCCCCGGCAGGTGTTTGATGACAAGCCGGGCGTTGGCTGGATGCTGTATCTCCCGAAGCTCATCACGGCACAGCAAGTCCCGGAAGCACGCGAATTGATTCCAGTTCCCGAAGCCGGTCGGAAGCAGACCGGGACGATCATTGTGAGCGTCCCAGATGCCGTTTTTTCAGTGGACAACTCCGAACACGTCGAGGTTGCCAACCGTATCGAGATTCGGCTCGTCGACCAGGACCTTCTGCCCAAATTCGCTGACCTGTAA
- a CDS encoding phage late control D family protein gives MEAIFQIIANGADVTKVIQDRVLEIRSIDKPGLDADECTITLDDRDGRIEFPPKGATLKVSIGWEGQGLSMLGEYAVDEVGVRGPPASVVIKGKPANMRATSKTQRYGSWSNVKLADIVGDIARRNKWSAACDVDVVVPRIDQFGESDLHFITRVARQYGATATVKAGKLIVLPRGGGKSASGKPLPVVTLTPGDLLDYDINFPDRASFAAVRTKVHNRKTGKKIDLTIPNPDAPPGASAVHTERHAFASPEAAKAGATSRLATLNRHTSTSRLTMRGRADLSAEKTIALKGFKTGVDGEFLIESVEHTYASRGWITVVTLNGGNKGKAKVGHGKKPGKKINLVVPAPQ, from the coding sequence ATGGAAGCGATTTTTCAGATCATCGCGAACGGCGCGGACGTGACCAAGGTGATACAGGATCGCGTGCTGGAGATACGGTCGATCGACAAACCCGGTCTAGACGCAGACGAGTGCACGATCACGCTCGACGATCGCGACGGCCGCATCGAGTTTCCACCGAAGGGCGCGACGCTGAAGGTGTCGATCGGCTGGGAGGGGCAGGGGCTGTCAATGCTCGGCGAGTATGCGGTCGACGAGGTCGGCGTGCGCGGCCCGCCGGCCAGCGTAGTTATCAAGGGCAAACCGGCGAACATGCGCGCGACATCGAAAACGCAACGATACGGGAGCTGGTCGAATGTGAAGCTGGCGGACATCGTCGGCGACATCGCGCGGCGGAACAAATGGTCGGCCGCGTGCGACGTCGACGTCGTCGTGCCGCGTATCGATCAGTTCGGTGAGAGCGACCTGCACTTCATCACGCGCGTGGCTCGGCAGTACGGTGCAACGGCGACGGTCAAGGCCGGCAAGCTGATCGTGCTGCCGCGCGGTGGCGGCAAGAGCGCGAGCGGCAAGCCGCTGCCGGTCGTGACGCTCACGCCCGGCGATCTGCTCGACTATGACATCAACTTCCCGGATCGCGCGAGCTTCGCGGCCGTTCGTACGAAGGTGCACAACCGCAAGACGGGGAAGAAGATCGATCTCACGATACCGAATCCGGATGCCCCGCCAGGTGCGTCCGCGGTGCATACCGAGCGCCACGCATTCGCGAGTCCTGAGGCGGCGAAAGCCGGTGCGACGTCGCGATTGGCGACGCTCAATCGGCACACGTCGACGAGCAGGCTCACGATGCGCGGCCGCGCAGATCTGTCGGCCGAGAAGACGATCGCGCTGAAGGGGTTCAAGACCGGCGTAGACGGCGAGTTTCTGATCGAGTCGGTCGAACACACGTACGCGTCGCGGGGGTGGATCACGGTCGTTACATTGAACGGAGGGAACAAGGGGAAGGCGAAGGTCGGACACGGGAAGAAGCCGGGCAAGAAAATCAATCTGGTGGTGCCGGCGCCGCAGTAA
- the istB gene encoding IS21-like element ISBcen13 family helper ATPase IstB, whose translation MNLQQERIDGHCQSLKLEGLMHRYIALASDAAAKQWSFLDFLENALAHERETRQVRSRQTLVRMAGFPAIKTLDDYDYSFAVGAPRKTIDELATLRFIERGENAVLLGPSGVGKTHLAIAIGYAATQAGIKTKFITAADLMLQLEAARRQERYDAVLRHNILGPRLLIVDEIGYLPLSGDQASHFFQIVAKRYERGSMILTSNLPFAQWDETFGGNTTLTAAMLDRILHHAHIIQIKGDSYRLKQQRQAGHVWSSKK comes from the coding sequence ATGAACTTGCAGCAGGAACGCATCGACGGGCACTGCCAGAGTTTGAAGCTCGAGGGGCTCATGCACCGATACATCGCTCTGGCCAGCGACGCCGCGGCCAAGCAATGGAGTTTCCTCGACTTCCTCGAGAACGCGCTCGCGCACGAACGAGAGACGAGGCAAGTGCGTTCGCGGCAAACACTGGTGCGCATGGCGGGGTTTCCCGCTATCAAGACACTGGATGACTACGACTACAGCTTCGCCGTCGGGGCCCCACGCAAGACGATCGACGAGCTTGCCACCCTGCGCTTCATCGAGCGAGGCGAGAACGCCGTGTTGCTTGGTCCGTCAGGCGTGGGCAAGACGCACCTCGCGATCGCCATCGGATACGCCGCAACGCAGGCCGGCATCAAGACGAAGTTCATTACGGCGGCGGATCTAATGTTGCAGCTCGAGGCCGCACGCCGACAGGAGCGATACGACGCGGTACTTCGACACAACATTCTCGGCCCGAGGTTGCTCATCGTCGACGAGATTGGCTATCTGCCGCTCTCGGGCGATCAGGCCAGCCACTTCTTCCAAATCGTCGCCAAACGCTACGAGCGCGGTTCAATGATCCTGACCAGCAACCTTCCGTTTGCGCAGTGGGACGAAACCTTCGGCGGCAACACCACACTGACTGCAGCGATGCTCGACCGCATCCTGCACCACGCCCACATCATCCAGATCAAAGGAGACAGCTACAGACTGAAACAGCAGCGCCAGGCCGGTCACGTCTGGTCATCGAAGAAGTAA
- a CDS encoding DUF2514 family protein has translation MTWIDPRIWLLVIAGIVAGSACGYFKGHRDADQSAKVADQARQIDDLTTERNEIRRRLAAQQEIATDAAKERDQARADARAADGAADGLRKQVAALVADVRRAGASAGGSAAGDAIDLLADVLGRTDDRAGELAKIADERGIAGQQCERSYNALNGDAQTNLPQ, from the coding sequence ATGACATGGATCGATCCGCGTATCTGGCTGCTCGTCATCGCCGGCATCGTTGCCGGATCGGCCTGCGGGTATTTCAAGGGGCATCGTGACGCCGACCAGTCCGCGAAGGTCGCGGATCAGGCGCGGCAGATCGATGACCTGACGACCGAGCGTAACGAAATTCGCCGCCGGTTGGCGGCACAACAGGAGATCGCAACCGATGCTGCGAAAGAACGTGATCAGGCACGCGCTGATGCTCGCGCTGCCGATGGTGCTGCTGACGGCCTGCGCAAGCAAGTCGCCGCGCTCGTTGCCGACGTTCGGCGTGCCGGCGCTTCCGCCGGAGGCTCGGCAGCCGGCGACGCCATCGATTTGCTTGCCGACGTGCTCGGCCGGACTGACGACCGCGCGGGAGAGCTGGCGAAGATTGCTGACGAGCGAGGCATCGCCGGCCAGCAGTGCGAGCGTAGTTACAACGCATTGAACGGCGACGCACAAACCAACCTGCCGCAGTAG